The genomic interval TGTGTAGGGTATGGCAAAGTTGACATTGAGATTTTGTTAATACTGTAACTGTTATCACTTGTTACCTGTTACTATCAGTGAATCTGTCCTCGGTTGACATCTTTCTCGATAAATCTTCACAAACTGAATGCTTATTTCAATAAGAATTGTGTTGAATGTTACTAATAATACAAAGATGTGTCTGAGGCAACAGTAAGCTTGTCTCCAgtcattaaaaaataacaaaatgttttgaatgcAGAGTAAAAATGTACTGACGATGAATGATTTGATGGTGAGAGAAATGATTAAGCACTTTCTGAGCAGACAGTGCACTGCTCAGACCTGGCTTATCGGTAAACTTTGCCTTACCTTTAGTGTATTGTTCTTAAGATTTCATGTTTCAGAGTTCTTAAACTATAAAGGGTTGTACATGGTCTACTGAAATTACTCCTTCATTCACGGTGCATTAGCCTTTCGGTTGCAAGGCCTAAACGGTGGACGGCTGTGAAGCAAGGAGCCGTTCAGTATCACGTTCCTTCAGGGTGAGGAGCCTGATGGTGAAGCAGCTATGGTCTGTGTGTCAGACGAAACAGCTGCAAAAGTACTGCGGGTGTAATATTTCAACTGCTGTGTCACTTGATTCCATCTGTAATACAGTCCATCTACatggcaaaaagaaaaaagacaaaaatgttAAAGGAGCCCTTTTTGGATTCTATTAGTTTTTATGTAACcatttttacatgttttatttGTGCATATATTATATAGTTAAAATGTTTTGGTTCTTGCAAAAATGGTGTAAAACCtattaagacaaaacaaataaaaatacaataatacaaGGTTGTCGAGGGTCTGGTGACATTATTGATGATCAACTTTCCCAGCGAGGCTAGAATATCGGATTACTTTAAACTACAAGGGGGCACCACCCTCACTGCTGGGGACCAAACGGGCAGTATGCCAAGAGCAAAACAGACAGGAGGGTGGAAAGGTGCAAAGcttcagtggaagcacacaagAATGGCCTTTGGGCACCATCACAGCAACCACTGGTATGTGTCAACTCCAGGGATTATCACTCATCAAGCTCAATGAATCATTTCACTGTTACATTTACACACTTCCAAACGTAAGGTAAGTACAGTTTTTTTACAAGTTCTGGTGTTTTACATATGTGCTGAAACACACAAGTGTATTGTTAAAAGCTAAAATATtgctatataaaatataatcaatACTTAGAATTGATTGAGTCTGCAAACATAtaagaattaaaaatataatactGGGATTCTTGGTTAAGTATAAACCAACCTAAAagtaaatacagaaatacatCTGGGATTACCATAAAAACGAGGTAATGCACACTTAGATTAGTTTtccatttatatattttgcatCTCAACAGGAAGACTTGCTTTTACATAGAATAAATCTGATGCACTCATTATCCATTACTATGGTATAGTCACGTTACTATTTGTTAGCGCAGTACGTTGACGTTAAAGATGTGCTGTCTGATGAAGCACAGGAAAATAGCACTTGAATGCTTGTTTTGTGGTTTAGATTAGGAGTAAAATAACGGGCCGTCAGCCCTGCACTCACGCGGGAGCGCTGGGCATTCCAGCCTATTTCAGGTGCAGCGGCGGCGCAGCTGTGGTGTTACCATAGCAACAGCATCCGCGCATCTTCCCTCCCCTTAGATACACATCCTCAAGCTACAGTCGCGATAGGTTGCGGGCTCCGCGGATGTCAGTCCCGGCTGCCGAATCGCAGCAGCAGCAACATGCCGACGGAAATCCAGCCCACGGAGTCTACGCAGGGTGTTTCATCGCACGCTAGGTGCGGAGCCGTGGGCGAGGTTTACGGCGGACGGAAGCAGCCATTGGGTTCCGTGAACATCTGTCATGCGGCGCAGGAGCCATCTTTCGCCTTGGTACGGAAGCCGAGAAGAGGCAGGCTGGTTACGCGGCGGTGGGTCTCCACCCGAGAGTATGGCGGCTGGGAGTACATTGGTGTGAGAGTAGGGAACGGGGATATGAAAAGGAGGATgaaaaagaaacacagaaaTAGGACTTTTAATACTTCTTAAAAAACGTTTGTAGCTagtcttatttaaaataaaagtcccCCCCCTTTTTTAAAAGAATCCGCTTGGGCTTCTCCCGGTTTTTCCATAGGAGCGTCTGACACTGGAGCAAGTTTTGCTTTTTATCATGTTTTAGAATGGTGACTCCATTAAACGAAGCATCACCAGCTGGAAATTACGGACGTTTCCCTTTGCTTTCGGCGCGTCTCTGGAAGCCGCAGTCGCCTGGCGTGCAGTTACTGATCGGTGTCCGCAATGAAGTCCGTCTCTGGGCTGCGACTCTTTGTGTTCTGTCTGTTTATCTCCTGTAGCTAAACAGAGGCGGCCAGTCAGCCCgtcttttaaaatcattatccGGGGAAATGAAACGCTAGTCGCAGCTAACAGTGTTTTTATGCATTACTGTATTTCCCCCCGTTTCGATGTCCATAGGAGAGTGTTAGTATTTGCGCTCGTATTGCAATCGCCGATATACATTTAGGGAGCAATGCGTGAGTACAAAGTGGTGGTCCTCGGCAGCGGCGGGGTCGGCAAGTCCGCCCTCACCGTGCAGTTTGTCACCGGCACCTTCATAGAGAAGTACGACCCGACCATCGAGGACTTCTACCGCAAGGAGATCGAGGTGGACTCGTCGCCCTCGGTGCTGGAGATCCTGGACACGGCCGGCACGGAGCAGTTCGCCTCCATGCGAGACCTGTATATCAAGAACGGCCAGGGCTTCATACTGGTCTACAGCCTGGTGAACCAGCAAAGCTTCCAGGACATCAAGCCCATGAGGGATCAGATCATCAGGGTGAAAAGGTACGGCTGATGACCGGCGAAGTGTGCACACCGATGGCGGGATGAAGCTGGCCTTCCCCTTTCCAGTAGTTATCACTGTTAACATTTCATCTGACTTTTTGGCTAATGAACCTTGAAATGCTCACGTAGACCCCCccatgttttattttagtttttaaatcATAACCGGGGCACGCCTATGAACCACACAGGCCACTTGCCGGAGACCCACAAACTTGTACGTCCCTGTTATTAAGTAGCCGGAAATTACACTTCGCTCCCCATCAAACGTATATTTGCCACTTAGTTTTCGTGTAAGTAATCTGCAAAGTGTAAAAAAACGCATCAGTGTTAAGTGGTAAAGAAACAGGCTAGTTTAGATTTTGCAGCTCATACTGCACTACAGTGCTATAGTCCTTGAGCTCATAGATTGAATAGATTAAACGCCCAGGTATTGATTCACCCTATGAAACATGTACGCAAAACGTAAGAAACATGGTGGCCTGTCGCCATCGGGCTGGTCAGAGGTTAAGGACTGAGCTCTGAGCTCCGGCAGCCTCAAGATAACAGCTGCTTGAGGATCTCCCAGCAAACTCTTATTCTGCGGCAATGCTCTCTGCAAACAGAGGAAGGAGTATGGTTTGTTTTGTTGTACTGCAGTCTAAACTAATACATTTCTGAGCACCCAGTGAGGTGAGTCACCAGGATGAGCAGTTAAGCAGTGTTTTAGGACAGAGTTCAGTGTggttatttgtcttttttaaaGGCCTTTGTGTGTAAATGATATAAAGTCAGGGGTTTGTTTTCTTGCCTGAAGGCTTGTTCACAGTAATAGCATCTTTCTGTAAAGAGCGAGTTGTGAGGATGTGTTCAGGGAGCTGGTGGAATGTAAATGCAGGCTGGAGACACATAGTGAGAAAGATAAACCATCCCAGTTTGTCCTGGTCGGTCCTCCCCAGCGGTGGGTGTGGCTTCAGATTGGGGTGGGATCTAACCAAGTCTCAGCTGCTCACTGAATCACAAGGAAGAAAAATGTCTGAACAGTTTCACCAAACTTTGAAATATTTCTGTTTAAATTTCATCCCATCTGTCACTATGCCTGTTAGTCAGGATGACAGACCAAGATGAATTTAAATGTCTGTATATTATAAAGCATATCAGGCAGTCTAAGTGTTTAggtttagtttattttttacagCCTCTTCTCCTGAGGCAGCTGCGTGTCCTCTGGGCTCAGTCATCCGCACAGGTCCCCCGAAGGTCCCGGGACGTCCACACGGGGCCCCCTTTTGGGGGGGTTGGAGCTGGGCAGGGGGTGGATGCTTTTAATTAAAGGAAGAATGGTGCCAGTTAATCATTTGTGAAGAACTTGAGTACGAAAGATCGTTGATGTAAGATCTGAACATCTGAAAGATCTGTTCTTTGGTCTCTCCATGGGTCACTGCTTTGGTTTCGCGTTGATTGCGGTTGGATGTATCCAAAGCACTGCACACCAAACAGATACATAACAGGACGTGTATGTGACATGTGGAATTCCTGTCCCACGTGTCCCAGAAGTGAACGTCAATCACTCTGAGGTGTCATTTTACTGGGGTAAAGGTGTTGCAGGTTCTGGagcagtatttaaaaaaaaaaaaatatctatgGACCCCCAGAGGGTAGCCCTAGTCTCATGTCACAAGTCAACACAGCAGCCACATGTGTCTGCAGAGACTTCAGACAGCAggaatgtgtctgtgtgactTGGATCCTTCAGGTTGCAGCTTtggggagcaaaaaaaaaaactgtgggCATGTGCTGATGAACTAACAGTGTGTAAGGGACCCCTGAGTTCCTGGTCCCGCAGAGGAAATATTCCCGGTGTCTCGGAATGTCTTGTACTGCACACCCTGTGGATGTTTTCAGCGCCCGTGTCCCGGAAGTCTTGCACCCTTGACCGGTCGGAAATTGGCAGGAATTCCTGCTGTATGGTTCCTGTCCTTTGCGGACACCGCGTCCGTGGCATTCCGAGTGACATTTTCTTGGTATTTCTGCTTCTTTGTCGTCTGGGCACCAAGCAGAGAAGGTGACCAGAAAAGTGTGGCTACGCTCTGCTGAGGTGTTCAGGTTCCTCATGGTGCCGAGAGCAGCCGGCCCCCTCCGCCACAGCCTGCCTCTGCCTTCGATGTTCAGTGGTTAAATAAGCAGGTACCTGCTGCTTCACTTATCAGGATTGCTTTTCATCGGCACCAAGTGAAAGATTAGATTTTGTTTGGTGTCCCTTCCTTGTGGGAGTGTAGATTCAGGTTTGGGTTTCCTCCAGATGTCTTCTTGGTAAAGGTGAAGGTCTTTGTCTTTGACCACGAGCCAAAGTTGGTCATAACTGCCTTGTAGTCTCTGCTGTTTGTTATTCACTTGCTTATATCTTGATGGTAAACTAACCACTGTGCCCTGGCGGAATGCAGTTGGGGGGCAAGGGcagggggcctgggggggggggtgtgaggggTGGGGAGTGGGGTAAAAATGACCCTGAGAGTTAGTTGTAGCTAAAACAGACTGGACTATTTGTTCTGATCTGTTATTctgtggtgggggaggggagtttCTGTCTTGCATGAGATTTCCTGCAACGTCCGCTTAGCTGTAGGTTGTGTCAAAGGCCTCACCATCATCTTCTCGCCTTGAGGTCTTGGGTTTAGGTCCTTTGAATCCTCTGGCCTCTCGTCATCTTCACTTGGGCAGACCTGCAGGCCAGACTATGTTGCTCTGAATGGCAGCGATAAACGGATGAAGGTGGCCTTTTCTCATTTTCCCGGGCCCAAACAGAAATGCTCAAGGCTTTCAGTGGATAGAAATACATCAAAGCACCAAGTCCATTTACAGGACATACTATATCTCCCCAGTcttcccagaaaaaaaaatatttcagctCTCGGTCGTtgtcaaaaaaaatattttggtgCGTTTTGAAGCTTTCCACTGCCCCAGGAAAGCGCGCGGACCAGAGCTGGATGCAGATA from Paramormyrops kingsleyae isolate MSU_618 chromosome 16, PKINGS_0.4, whole genome shotgun sequence carries:
- the LOC111834157 gene encoding ras-related protein Rap-2a, whose translation is MREYKVVVLGSGGVGKSALTVQFVTGTFIEKYDPTIEDFYRKEIEVDSSPSVLEILDTAGTEQFASMRDLYIKNGQGFILVYSLVNQQSFQDIKPMRDQIIRVKRYEKVPVILVGNKVDLESEREVSSGEGQALAEEWGCPFMETSAKSKTMVDELFAEIVRQMDYAAQPDKDDPCCSSCSIQ